In a single window of the Atlantibacter hermannii genome:
- the polA gene encoding DNA polymerase I, with the protein MVQIPENPLILVDGSSYLYRAYHAFPPLTNSAGEPTGAMYGVLNMLRSLLMQYQPTHAAVVFDAKGKTFRDELFEHYKSHRPPMPDDLRAQIEPLHAMVKAMGLPLLAVSGVEADDVIGTLAREAEKAGRPVLISTGDKDMAQLVTPDITLINTMTNTILGPEEVVTKYGVPPELIIDFLALMGDSSDNIPGVPGVGEKTAQALLHGLGGLDTLFAEPEKIAGLSFRGAKTMAAKLAEHKEVAYLSYQLATIKTDVELELTCDRLEVKQPVVDVLVDLFKKYEFKRWTADVEAGKWLQAKGAKPAAKVQETIVINEEPDEPATVLSYDNYVTILDEKTLTEWIRRLEKAPFFAFDTETDSLDNHNARLVGFSFATEPGVAAYVPVAHDYIDAPEQLSCERVLELLKPLLESESARKVGQNLKYDRGVLQNYGVELRGIAFDTMLESYILDSVAGRHDMDSLSDRWLKHKTITFEEIAGKGKNQLTFNQIALEEAGRYAAEDADVTLQLHLKMWPKLEKEKGPRHVFETIEMPLVPVLSRVERNGVKIDPAVLHRHSEELTLRLAELEQKAHEIAGEPFNLSSTKQLQTILFEKQGIKPLKKTPGGAPSTSEEVLEELALDYPLPKVILQYRGLAKLKSTYTDKLPLMINPKTGRVHTSYHQAVTATGRLSSTDPNLQNIPVRNEEGRRIRQAFIAPEDYVIVSADYSQIELRIMAHLSRDKGLLTAFADGLDIHRATAAEVFGLPLESVSGEQRRSAKAINFGLIYGMSAFGLSRQLNIPRKESQKYMDLYFERYPGVREYMERTRQQAKEQGYVETLDGRRLFLPDIKSSNAARRAGAERAAINAPMQGTAADIIKRAMIAVDAWLEKEQPRVKLIMQVHDELVFEVHKDDVAAVSEKIHELMENSMKLDVPLLVEVGSGENWDQAH; encoded by the coding sequence ATGGTTCAAATTCCAGAAAATCCCCTAATCCTCGTTGATGGTTCTTCTTACCTGTACCGGGCATATCATGCTTTCCCTCCGCTCACTAATAGCGCAGGCGAACCGACGGGGGCAATGTACGGCGTACTCAATATGCTGCGTAGCCTGTTGATGCAGTATCAACCTACTCATGCCGCAGTGGTCTTTGATGCCAAGGGCAAAACATTTCGTGATGAGCTGTTTGAGCATTACAAATCACATCGCCCGCCAATGCCCGACGATCTGAGAGCGCAAATCGAACCGCTGCATGCCATGGTAAAAGCGATGGGGCTGCCGTTGCTGGCCGTTTCCGGTGTTGAAGCTGACGACGTTATCGGTACGCTGGCCCGCGAAGCAGAAAAAGCAGGCCGTCCGGTGCTGATCAGTACCGGCGATAAAGATATGGCCCAGCTGGTTACGCCGGACATTACGCTTATCAACACGATGACAAATACCATTCTCGGCCCTGAAGAGGTGGTGACGAAATACGGCGTGCCGCCGGAATTGATCATCGACTTCCTGGCGCTGATGGGTGACTCCTCAGATAACATCCCGGGCGTGCCTGGCGTAGGCGAGAAAACGGCGCAGGCGTTGTTACATGGCCTGGGTGGGCTGGATACGCTGTTTGCCGAGCCGGAAAAAATCGCAGGCCTGAGTTTCCGTGGCGCCAAAACGATGGCGGCTAAGCTCGCGGAACATAAAGAGGTGGCGTATCTCTCTTACCAGCTTGCCACCATCAAAACCGATGTGGAACTTGAACTGACCTGCGATCGGCTGGAAGTGAAACAGCCGGTAGTGGATGTGCTTGTTGATCTGTTTAAAAAATATGAGTTCAAACGCTGGACTGCGGATGTTGAAGCCGGTAAATGGCTTCAGGCAAAAGGCGCGAAGCCTGCGGCAAAAGTGCAGGAAACTATCGTTATCAATGAAGAGCCTGACGAACCGGCTACTGTGCTCTCTTACGATAATTACGTCACCATTCTCGATGAGAAAACGCTTACCGAGTGGATTCGCCGTCTGGAGAAAGCGCCGTTCTTCGCTTTTGATACCGAAACGGACAGCCTCGATAACCACAATGCACGGCTGGTGGGTTTCTCCTTTGCGACGGAACCTGGCGTCGCAGCCTATGTGCCCGTGGCGCACGACTATATTGATGCGCCGGAACAGCTAAGCTGCGAGCGGGTGCTGGAACTGCTTAAACCGCTTCTTGAGAGCGAAAGCGCCCGTAAAGTAGGGCAGAACCTCAAGTATGATCGCGGCGTCTTGCAGAACTATGGCGTTGAGCTGCGCGGTATTGCTTTCGATACCATGCTTGAATCTTACATTCTGGACAGCGTTGCTGGCCGTCATGACATGGACAGCCTGTCTGATCGCTGGCTGAAACATAAAACCATTACCTTTGAAGAGATTGCCGGTAAAGGTAAAAACCAGCTGACATTTAACCAAATCGCGCTGGAAGAAGCCGGGCGTTATGCCGCGGAAGACGCGGATGTCACGTTACAACTGCATCTGAAAATGTGGCCGAAGCTTGAGAAAGAAAAAGGGCCGCGACACGTTTTCGAAACCATCGAAATGCCGTTAGTACCCGTGCTGTCGCGTGTTGAGCGTAACGGCGTGAAAATCGATCCGGCGGTTTTGCATCGTCATTCCGAAGAACTCACGCTGCGTCTGGCTGAACTGGAGCAAAAAGCTCATGAGATTGCGGGCGAGCCGTTTAATCTCTCATCCACCAAACAGCTGCAAACGATTTTGTTTGAGAAGCAGGGCATTAAGCCGCTGAAGAAAACGCCGGGCGGCGCGCCGTCCACGTCGGAAGAAGTGCTGGAAGAACTGGCGCTCGACTACCCGCTGCCCAAAGTGATCCTGCAATACCGTGGCCTGGCGAAGCTTAAATCCACATATACCGATAAGCTGCCGCTGATGATTAACCCGAAAACCGGGCGGGTGCATACCTCTTATCATCAGGCCGTAACGGCAACGGGCCGTCTTTCTTCCACCGATCCGAACCTGCAAAATATTCCGGTTCGTAACGAAGAAGGGCGCAGGATCCGTCAGGCGTTTATCGCGCCGGAAGATTATGTGATTGTCTCAGCGGACTACTCGCAAATTGAACTGCGTATTATGGCGCATCTGTCACGCGATAAAGGTTTGCTTACCGCGTTCGCTGACGGGCTCGACATTCACCGCGCCACGGCGGCGGAGGTATTTGGTTTGCCGCTGGAAAGCGTGTCGGGCGAGCAACGACGCAGCGCTAAAGCGATTAACTTCGGCCTGATTTATGGCATGAGCGCGTTCGGTCTGTCACGCCAGCTCAATATCCCGCGTAAAGAGTCCCAAAAATACATGGACTTGTACTTTGAGCGTTATCCGGGCGTGCGCGAGTATATGGAACGAACCCGCCAGCAGGCGAAAGAGCAGGGCTATGTGGAAACGCTGGACGGACGCCGTCTGTTCCTTCCGGACATCAAATCCAGCAACGCCGCACGCCGTGCCGGCGCAGAACGCGCAGCCATCAATGCGCCTATGCAAGGCACTGCAGCAGACATCATCAAACGTGCCATGATCGCGGTGGATGCCTGGCTTGAGAAAGAACAGCCGCGCGTGAAACTGATCATGCAGGTGCACGATGAACTGGTGTTTGAAGTGCATAAAGATGACGTTGCCGCCGTCTCAGAAAAGATCCATGAGCTTATGGAAAACAGCATGAAACTGGATGTTCCGTTGCTGGTGGAAGTGGGAAGCGGTGAAAACTGGGATCAGGCGCACTAA
- the glnA gene encoding glutamine synthetase: MSAEHILTMLNEHEVKFVDLRFTDTKGKEQHVTIPSHQVNADFFEEGKMFDGSSIGGWKGINESDMVLMPDASTAVLDPFYEEPTLIIRCDILEPGTMQGYDRDPRSIAKRAEDYLRSTGIADTVLFGPEPEFFLFDDIRFGSSISGSHVAIDDIEGAWNSSTKYEGGNKGHRPGVKGGYFPVPPVDSAQDIRSVMCLTMEEMGLVVEAHHHEVATAGQNEVATRFNTMTKKADEIQIYKYVVHNVAHRFGKTATFMPKPMFGDNGSGMHCHMSLSKNGTNLFSGDKYAGLSEQALYYIGGVIKHAKAINALSNPTTNSYKRLVPGYEAPVMLAYSARNRSASIRIPVVASPKARRIEVRFPDPAANPYLCFAALLMAGLDGIKNKIHPGEAMDKNLYDLPPEEAKEIPQVAGSLEEALNELDLDREFLTAGGVFTDEAIDAYIALRREENDRVRMTPHPVEFELYYSV; encoded by the coding sequence ATGTCCGCCGAACACATTCTGACGATGCTGAATGAACATGAAGTGAAGTTTGTTGATTTGCGCTTCACTGATACCAAAGGTAAAGAGCAGCACGTCACAATCCCTTCCCATCAGGTAAATGCTGACTTCTTCGAAGAAGGCAAAATGTTTGATGGCTCATCGATTGGTGGCTGGAAAGGCATCAACGAATCCGACATGGTACTGATGCCTGACGCTTCTACCGCCGTTCTTGATCCGTTCTACGAAGAACCGACGCTGATTATCCGTTGCGATATTCTTGAGCCGGGCACCATGCAGGGTTATGACCGCGATCCGCGTTCAATCGCCAAACGCGCTGAAGATTACCTGCGTTCTACCGGTATCGCGGATACCGTGCTGTTCGGGCCAGAACCGGAATTCTTCCTGTTCGATGACATCCGTTTCGGCAGCTCCATTTCCGGCTCCCATGTCGCTATCGACGATATCGAAGGCGCATGGAACTCCTCCACCAAATACGAAGGTGGTAACAAAGGTCACCGTCCAGGCGTGAAAGGCGGCTATTTCCCGGTTCCGCCAGTCGACTCCGCACAGGACATCCGTTCTGTCATGTGTCTGACCATGGAAGAGATGGGCCTGGTGGTAGAAGCTCACCACCACGAAGTGGCTACCGCCGGTCAGAACGAAGTGGCAACCCGCTTCAACACCATGACCAAAAAAGCGGACGAAATTCAGATTTACAAATATGTGGTTCACAACGTCGCGCACCGCTTCGGTAAAACCGCAACCTTCATGCCGAAACCGATGTTTGGTGATAACGGCTCCGGTATGCACTGCCACATGTCCCTGTCTAAGAACGGCACCAACCTGTTCTCTGGCGACAAATATGCAGGCCTGTCTGAGCAAGCGCTGTACTACATCGGCGGCGTAATCAAACACGCAAAAGCGATTAACGCCCTGTCTAACCCGACCACCAACTCCTACAAGCGTCTGGTCCCGGGTTACGAAGCGCCGGTTATGCTGGCTTACTCTGCCCGTAACCGTTCCGCCTCAATCCGTATTCCGGTTGTGGCGTCTCCGAAAGCGCGTCGTATCGAAGTGCGCTTCCCGGACCCGGCTGCTAACCCGTACCTGTGCTTTGCCGCGCTGCTGATGGCAGGCCTCGACGGCATTAAGAACAAAATCCATCCGGGCGAAGCCATGGATAAAAACCTGTATGACCTGCCGCCGGAAGAAGCGAAAGAAATTCCGCAGGTTGCAGGCTCTCTGGAAGAAGCACTGAACGAGCTGGATCTGGACCGTGAGTTCCTGACTGCTGGCGGCGTATTCACCGATGAAGCTATCGATGCGTATATCGCCCTGCGCCGTGAAGAAAACGACCGTGTGCGCATGACGCCGCACCCGGTAGAGTTTGAGCTGTACTACAGCGTTTAA
- the yshB gene encoding small predicted membrane protein, producing the protein MLESIIHFVSSSAEVGAAASQTPHTAVAAVLCAALLGLFS; encoded by the coding sequence ATGCTGGAATCAATTATTCATTTTGTGTCGAGCAGTGCAGAAGTCGGCGCAGCGGCAAGCCAGACGCCGCACACCGCCGTCGCGGCTGTACTCTGTGCGGCACTGCTTGGGCTGTTTAGCTGA
- the engB gene encoding GTP-binding protein, translating to MTNWNYQQTHFVTSAPDIRHLPSDTGIEVAFAGRSNAGKSSALNTLTNQKSLARTSKTPGRTQLINLFQVAEGRRLVDLPGYGYAEVPEEMKLKWQRALAEYLHARQCLQGLVVLMDIRHPLKDLDQQMIHWAVESQIPVLVLLTKADKLASGARKAQLNMVREAVLAFNGDVQVEAFSSLKKIGVDKLRQKLDSWFSDLTPVTEEMLGGE from the coding sequence TTGACTAACTGGAACTATCAACAGACGCATTTTGTCACCAGTGCGCCTGACATTCGCCACTTGCCTTCCGATACCGGCATTGAAGTGGCTTTCGCGGGCCGCTCGAACGCAGGTAAATCAAGTGCGCTGAACACATTAACCAACCAAAAAAGCCTGGCGAGAACCAGTAAAACCCCTGGCCGTACGCAGCTCATTAACCTGTTTCAGGTAGCTGAGGGAAGACGTCTGGTCGACCTTCCTGGCTACGGCTATGCCGAAGTTCCGGAAGAGATGAAGCTGAAATGGCAGCGCGCGCTGGCCGAATATTTACATGCTCGTCAGTGCCTGCAAGGCCTGGTCGTGTTGATGGATATCCGTCATCCGCTTAAGGATCTCGATCAGCAGATGATTCACTGGGCCGTTGAAAGCCAAATCCCGGTGCTGGTTCTGCTCACCAAGGCTGATAAGTTAGCCAGCGGCGCACGCAAAGCGCAGCTTAATATGGTGCGTGAAGCCGTACTCGCCTTTAACGGCGACGTCCAGGTAGAAGCATTTTCATCGCTGAAGAAGATTGGTGTGGATAAGCTGCGTCAAAAGCTGGATAGCTGGTTTAGCGATCTGACGCCGGTCACCGAAGAGATGTTGGGCGGAGAATAA
- the yihI gene encoding GTPase activator yields the protein MKQPTSKRPAKARRKTREELNQEGRERKRQKKHSGHAPGSRASGGAADAKNARSGQQKDPRIGSKTPIPLGVTEAPVTRQQKPKSEKKPMLSPQAELDMLENDERLDGLLERLEEGETLSKADQEWVDAKLDRIDELMQQLGLSWDDEEDEEEENRGDDLMRLLKGGN from the coding sequence ATGAAGCAACCAACCTCGAAACGCCCTGCGAAAGCGCGCCGTAAAACGCGTGAAGAGCTTAACCAGGAAGGGCGCGAACGTAAGCGCCAGAAAAAACACAGCGGCCACGCACCCGGCAGCCGTGCATCCGGCGGTGCCGCTGACGCAAAAAATGCGCGCAGCGGGCAGCAAAAAGATCCGCGTATCGGCAGTAAAACCCCCATTCCATTGGGCGTGACAGAAGCGCCTGTAACCCGGCAGCAGAAACCGAAAAGTGAGAAGAAACCTATGCTTTCACCGCAGGCAGAACTGGATATGCTGGAAAATGACGAGCGTCTGGATGGATTACTGGAGCGTCTCGAAGAGGGTGAGACCTTAAGCAAAGCCGATCAGGAATGGGTCGACGCGAAACTGGATCGTATTGACGAGTTGATGCAGCAGCTCGGCCTCTCCTGGGATGATGAAGAGGACGAAGAAGAAGAAAATCGCGGCGATGATTTAATGCGTCTGCTCAAGGGCGGCAACTAA
- the hemN_3 gene encoding coproporphyrinogen III oxidase, whose amino-acid sequence MSVQLIDWDLALIQKYNYSGPRYTSYPTALEFSDQFGETEFRQAVARYPERPLSLYVHIPFCHKLCYFCGCNKIVTRQQHKADQYLDALEQEILHRAPLFAGRTVKQLHWGGGTPTYLNKAQISRLMNVLRGAFNFSEKMEISIEVDPREIELDVLDHLRSEGFNRLSMGVQDFNKEVQRLVNREQDEDFIFALLNHAREIGFISTNIDLIYGLPKQTPESFAYTLQRVAELNPDRLSVFNYAHLPTLFAAQRKIKEADLPTAQQKLDILQQTIGSLMQSGYQFIGMDHFARPDDELAVAQRGRRSAS is encoded by the coding sequence ATGTCCGTGCAGTTGATCGACTGGGATCTGGCCCTTATCCAGAAATATAACTATTCCGGGCCGCGTTATACCTCTTATCCCACCGCGCTTGAGTTTTCAGACCAGTTTGGCGAAACAGAATTTCGCCAGGCGGTGGCGCGCTATCCCGAGCGTCCTCTTTCGCTGTACGTCCATATCCCGTTCTGCCATAAACTCTGCTACTTCTGCGGCTGCAATAAAATCGTCACGCGCCAACAGCATAAAGCCGATCAGTATCTGGATGCGCTGGAACAGGAAATCCTTCATCGTGCGCCTTTGTTCGCGGGCCGCACCGTTAAGCAGCTGCACTGGGGCGGCGGAACCCCGACCTACCTGAACAAAGCGCAGATTAGCCGGTTAATGAATGTATTGCGTGGCGCATTCAATTTCAGCGAAAAGATGGAAATATCCATTGAAGTTGATCCGCGAGAAATTGAGCTGGATGTGCTTGATCATCTGCGCAGCGAAGGCTTCAACCGTCTGAGCATGGGCGTTCAGGACTTTAATAAAGAGGTACAGCGCCTGGTGAACCGCGAGCAGGATGAAGATTTTATCTTCGCCCTGCTAAACCATGCGCGCGAGATCGGCTTTATTTCCACCAATATCGACCTGATATACGGCCTGCCGAAACAGACGCCCGAAAGCTTCGCTTATACGCTGCAACGTGTGGCGGAACTGAACCCGGATCGCCTGAGCGTATTCAACTACGCGCATTTGCCGACGCTGTTTGCCGCCCAGCGCAAAATCAAAGAGGCTGATTTGCCGACCGCGCAACAGAAACTGGATATTCTGCAGCAAACCATCGGATCGCTGATGCAAAGCGGCTATCAGTTTATCGGCATGGACCATTTCGCCCGGCCGGATGATGAACTGGCGGTTGCCCAGCGCGGAAGGCGTTCTGCATCGTAA
- the glnG gene encoding nitrogen regulation protein NR(I), protein MQRGIVWIVDDDSSIRWVLERALTGAGLHCTTFESGNEVLDALTTKTPDVLLSDIRMPGMDGLALLKQIKQRHPMLPVIIMTAHSDLDAAVSAYQQGAFDYLPKPFDIDEAVALVERAISHYQEQQQPRNAPVSGPTTDIIGEAPAMQDVFRIIGRLSRSSISVLINGESGTGKELVAHALHRHSPRAKSPFIALNMAAIPKDLIESELFGHEKGAFTGANQIRQGRFEQADGGTLFLDEIGDMPLDVQTRLLRVLADGQFYRVGGYAPVKVDVRIIAATHQNLELRVQEGKFREDLFHRLNVIRVHLPPLRERREDIPRLARHFLQVAARELGVEAKLLHPETEAALTRLAWPGNVRQLENTCRWLTVMAAGQEVLIQDLPGELFETSVPDTPGQALPDSWATLLAQWADRALRSGHQNLLSEAQPEMERTLLTTALRHTQGHKQEAARLLGWGRNTLTRKLKELGME, encoded by the coding sequence ATGCAACGAGGGATAGTCTGGATCGTTGATGACGATAGCTCCATCCGCTGGGTGTTGGAGCGCGCGCTCACCGGCGCCGGATTACACTGCACCACATTTGAAAGCGGGAACGAGGTGCTCGACGCGTTGACCACCAAAACGCCCGACGTGCTGTTATCGGATATCCGGATGCCTGGCATGGACGGGCTGGCGTTGCTTAAGCAAATTAAACAGCGTCATCCGATGCTCCCGGTCATCATTATGACCGCCCACTCCGATCTGGATGCCGCCGTAAGCGCCTATCAGCAGGGTGCGTTCGATTATCTGCCCAAACCGTTTGATATCGACGAAGCAGTGGCGCTGGTTGAACGCGCAATCAGTCATTATCAGGAGCAGCAGCAACCGCGTAACGCGCCGGTTAGCGGGCCAACCACGGACATTATCGGCGAAGCCCCGGCGATGCAGGATGTGTTCCGGATCATTGGTCGTCTGTCGCGTTCATCGATCAGCGTACTGATTAACGGCGAGTCGGGGACCGGTAAAGAGCTGGTGGCCCACGCGCTGCATCGTCACAGCCCGCGCGCCAAATCGCCATTTATCGCGCTGAATATGGCGGCGATCCCCAAAGATTTGATTGAGTCCGAACTGTTTGGACATGAAAAAGGCGCGTTTACCGGCGCCAATCAAATTCGTCAGGGCCGTTTTGAGCAGGCCGACGGCGGCACGTTGTTCCTGGATGAAATCGGCGATATGCCGCTGGATGTACAGACACGTTTACTGCGCGTACTGGCAGACGGGCAATTTTACCGCGTCGGCGGTTATGCGCCGGTCAAAGTCGATGTCCGCATTATTGCCGCGACGCACCAGAACCTTGAATTGCGTGTTCAGGAAGGCAAGTTCCGTGAGGATTTGTTCCACCGCCTGAACGTTATCCGTGTGCATTTACCGCCGCTGCGCGAACGCCGGGAAGATATCCCGCGTCTGGCGCGCCATTTCCTTCAGGTCGCAGCGCGTGAGCTTGGCGTCGAAGCCAAGCTGTTGCATCCGGAAACCGAGGCGGCGCTGACGCGTCTTGCCTGGCCTGGTAACGTGCGGCAACTGGAAAATACCTGCCGCTGGCTGACGGTGATGGCAGCGGGTCAGGAAGTGCTTATCCAGGATTTACCCGGCGAGCTGTTTGAAACGTCCGTACCTGATACGCCTGGCCAGGCGCTCCCGGACAGCTGGGCGACGCTGCTGGCGCAGTGGGCAGATCGTGCGCTGCGTTCCGGTCATCAAAATTTGCTTTCGGAAGCGCAGCCCGAAATGGAGCGCACCTTGCTGACCACGGCTTTACGCCATACACAAGGTCATAAACAGGAAGCGGCACGACTGCTTGGCTGGGGCCGCAACACCCTGACGCGTAAGCTAAAAGAACTGGGAATGGAGTGA
- the hemN_2 gene encoding coproporphyrinogen III oxidase has product MNWRLPSAEGVLHRNFQGYTTQGDTDLLGLGVSAISMIGDSYAQNFKELKQYYQYVDERGDALWRGLALTRDDCIRRDVIKALICNFRLDFSAVEQQWHLNFRDYFAEDLALLAPLAKDGLVDIDDNGIQVTPKGRLLIRNICMCFDVYLRQKARMQQFSRVI; this is encoded by the coding sequence ATGAACTGGCGGTTGCCCAGCGCGGAAGGCGTTCTGCATCGTAATTTCCAGGGATACACCACCCAGGGCGACACCGATCTGCTCGGCCTTGGCGTGTCGGCAATCAGCATGATTGGCGACAGCTACGCGCAAAACTTCAAAGAGCTGAAACAGTATTACCAGTATGTGGATGAGCGCGGAGATGCGCTGTGGCGCGGTTTGGCGTTAACCCGCGATGACTGTATCCGCCGTGATGTTATCAAAGCGCTGATCTGTAACTTCCGCCTCGATTTTTCAGCGGTTGAGCAGCAATGGCATCTGAACTTCAGGGACTATTTCGCGGAAGATTTAGCGCTGTTAGCGCCGCTGGCAAAAGACGGGCTGGTGGATATCGACGATAACGGCATTCAGGTCACGCCGAAAGGACGGTTGCTGATCCGCAATATCTGCATGTGTTTTGACGTTTATCTGCGCCAGAAAGCGCGGATGCAGCAATTTTCACGCGTTATCTAA
- the glnL gene encoding nitrogen regulation protein NR(II) (two-component system sensor kinase), whose product MATGMLPDAGQILNSLINSILLVDDDLAVHYANPAAQQLLAQSSRKLYGTPLPELLSYFSLNIALMQESLNAGQGFTDNEVTLVIDGRSHILSLTAQRLPDMLILLEMAPMDNQRRLSQEQLQHAQQIAARDLVRGLAHEIKNPLGGLRGAAQLLSKALPDPSLTEYTKVIIEQADRLRNLVDRLLGPQQPGMHVTESIHKVAERVVKLVSMELPDNVTLIRDYDPSLPELAHDPDQIEQVLLNIVRNALQALGSEGGEITLRTRTAFQLTLHGVRYRLAARIDVEDNGPGIPAHLQDTLFYPMVSGREGGTGLGLSIARNLIDQHSGKIEFTSWPGHTAFSVYLPIKK is encoded by the coding sequence ATGGCAACAGGCATGCTGCCCGATGCTGGGCAGATCCTTAATTCCTTGATTAACAGCATTTTGCTGGTGGATGACGATCTGGCGGTGCATTACGCCAATCCTGCCGCCCAGCAATTGCTCGCCCAAAGCTCACGTAAGCTCTACGGTACGCCGTTGCCGGAACTGCTGAGCTATTTTTCGCTGAACATCGCGCTCATGCAGGAAAGCCTTAACGCGGGCCAGGGATTTACAGATAACGAAGTGACGCTGGTGATTGACGGGCGTTCACACATCCTTTCTCTGACTGCCCAGCGGTTGCCGGACATGCTGATCCTGCTTGAAATGGCACCCATGGATAACCAGCGACGCCTGAGCCAGGAACAGTTGCAGCATGCCCAACAAATTGCCGCGCGCGATTTGGTTCGCGGCCTGGCGCATGAAATTAAAAATCCGCTCGGTGGTTTGCGCGGCGCAGCGCAATTGTTAAGTAAAGCGCTTCCCGACCCGTCACTGACGGAGTACACCAAAGTCATTATTGAACAGGCCGATCGGCTTCGTAATCTGGTCGACAGGCTGCTGGGCCCGCAACAGCCAGGGATGCATGTGACGGAGAGCATTCACAAAGTCGCCGAACGTGTCGTCAAGCTGGTGTCGATGGAGTTGCCTGATAACGTCACGCTAATCCGTGATTATGACCCCAGCTTGCCGGAGCTGGCCCACGATCCTGACCAGATTGAACAGGTGCTGCTGAATATTGTCCGTAACGCGCTCCAGGCGCTGGGCAGCGAGGGCGGAGAGATCACGCTGCGCACCCGAACGGCATTTCAGTTGACGCTGCACGGCGTGCGCTACCGGCTGGCAGCCCGCATCGATGTGGAAGATAACGGTCCGGGGATCCCGGCCCATTTACAGGACACGCTGTTCTATCCCATGGTCAGTGGCCGTGAAGGCGGCACAGGTTTGGGGCTGTCTATCGCCCGCAATCTTATCGACCAGCATTCGGGAAAAATCGAATTTACCAGTTGGCCGGGTCATACCGCGTTTTCGGTATACCTTCCCATTAAAAAATAG
- the yihG gene encoding acyltransferase, producing MNKIIMSKLIAAITLFLSIALTIIVTVFCSVPIIVAGILKLLLPVPAAWRAISAFCNFMMYCWCEGLAALLKLNPHLQWDVEGLEGLNKKNWYLLICNHYSWADIVVLCVLFRKHIPMNKYFLKQQLAWIPFIGLACWALDMPFMRRYSRSYLLRHPERRGKDVETTRRSCEKFRRQPTTIVNFVEGSRFTEEKSLQLRSPFRHLLPPKAAGIAMALNVLGSQFDKMLNVTLCYPENSATPFYDMLSGKLTRIVVRIELLPVAEELHGDYVNDKNFKRQFQLWLNAIWAEKDSLLESIKQQYKKAGH from the coding sequence ATGAATAAAATCATTATGTCGAAATTGATTGCGGCGATAACGCTGTTTTTAAGTATCGCGCTGACTATTATAGTGACCGTTTTTTGCTCGGTTCCGATCATTGTAGCGGGGATATTAAAACTTTTACTGCCTGTTCCTGCGGCGTGGCGGGCCATTTCCGCTTTTTGTAATTTTATGATGTATTGCTGGTGCGAAGGCCTTGCCGCGCTGTTAAAACTTAACCCTCATTTACAGTGGGATGTTGAGGGGCTCGAAGGACTTAACAAGAAAAACTGGTATTTGCTGATTTGTAATCACTATAGCTGGGCTGACATCGTTGTACTTTGTGTGCTGTTCCGTAAGCATATTCCGATGAATAAATATTTCCTTAAGCAACAACTCGCCTGGATCCCTTTTATCGGACTGGCGTGTTGGGCACTGGATATGCCGTTTATGCGGCGCTATTCGCGCAGTTATTTATTACGTCATCCGGAACGGCGCGGAAAAGATGTTGAAACGACTCGACGCTCCTGCGAAAAATTCCGCCGACAGCCAACAACCATCGTCAATTTTGTTGAGGGATCGCGTTTTACCGAAGAAAAGAGCCTGCAGTTACGCTCACCTTTCCGGCATTTGCTTCCACCGAAAGCAGCGGGTATCGCCATGGCGCTTAATGTGCTCGGCTCGCAATTCGATAAGATGTTAAACGTCACGCTGTGTTACCCGGAAAATAGTGCGACGCCTTTTTACGATATGCTCAGCGGTAAATTAACCCGTATTGTAGTGAGGATAGAATTGCTGCCGGTTGCGGAAGAGTTGCATGGGGATTATGTCAATGACAAAAACTTTAAGCGTCAGTTCCAGCTATGGCTTAATGCGATATGGGCTGAGAAAGATAGCCTGTTGGAAAGCATAAAACAGCAGTACAAAAAAGCCGGTCATTGA